The DNA region TCGCCGCCACTGATAATGGGCTCGAGTATCGAGGGGAGAAGGGCACCTGGCCATGACGGCGAAACCGGGAATCCTGATCGAAACACCACAGTTGGCCCAGCCATGAGCGATGACCACCAGCAGCCGCTCGAACCGCTCGACGAAGCGTTGGAACGTGTCCGTCTCGATGGCTCGATCTTCATGCGTGCCGAGTACACGGAGCGCTGGGCGTTAGCCGACCAGGGTGGCCCGATGTTCGCTGCGATGATGCATCCGGGTGCGGAGCGCCTCGTGCTGTTCCACGTCGTCGCATCGGGAATTTGTTGGGTTTCCCTTACGCCGGAGGGCGAGCGCATTTGGGCCGGCGCCGGGGAGGTGATCGTCGTCCCGTACGGCGATCAGTTCGTGATGGGCGGCGTCGAGCCGGTTGAGCCCGTCTCCATCGTGAGCGTGGTCCCGATGCCTCCTTGGACCGAGATGCCGGTCGTTCGCTACGGGGAAGGCGGCGCCCAAACGGACATCGTGTGCGGCTGCCTGTATTCGGAGGATCCGTTGTTCGACCGCGACTTACGTGTCTTTCCTCCCGCGTTCGTGGTTCGACCATCGCCCGGTCCGGCCAGGAACTGGTTCGACGCCAGCATCACGTATGCGCTGGAGGGAACATCGAGTCACAGCCCTATTCGGTCCACGAAGTTGCCCGAGCTGCTGCTCGTCGAGGTCTTGCGGCTGCATCTTGCGAACGCCCCGGCTTCTCACGCCGGCTGGCTTGCAGGTCTGCGCGATCCGGTGCTCGCGCCGGCGATGAAGGCCATCCATGCCGCCCCCGAGCGAAAATGGACCGTCGCTGATCTGGGCGCGGAGGCAGCAGTGTCTCGATCCTTGCTCGACGAACGCTTCCGCGACGTCCTCGGTTTGCCGCCGATGCGCTACGTCAACGAGTGGCGCATGCGAGTCGCCCAAGATCTGCTCGCGAGTACAGAAGCGACTGCCGGGGCGATCGCGAGGCGCGTCGGATACGAGTCCGAAGAGGCGTTCAGCCGCGCGTTCAAGCGTGCACGCGGGCAATCTCCCAGTTTCTGGCGTGCGGAGCGATTGCCCGCGCATGCAAAGGGCGCGCGCGATACCGATTCCTGACCCGAACGCATCGGATTGCGGTTCGGCGGATTTCAGCCTCCTCTGGCGCCGATTTGTCAGGTGACGCTGTCCAGCGGACTGGACGCTCGATCGGCGAAATACCTTGCGATTTTCGATTTCAAAATGCAAACGGGTGCACACGAGCGATCGTGAAAATCGGCCCTCTGACCAGCGAAAACTTCAGTCGTCCTAAGTGGACAGCTTTTGAACCCTTCGGACGCCCTCCAGACGGCCGTCTCGGCTCTTGATAGGACGAAAGCTCCGTAGTTGAGTTCACGGGCACGCCCAGAAGGAAGACCGTGGAACCCATTCCGCCAACCCTCGTCTAACCGAACGAAGCCCGTTGAGCACAGCGAAGGAGGTCGGTTCTCGGTTGACGTGGCCCCTATTGACAGCGAAGCGTGGCAGGCGGATTCAAACTCCTCACGAGGGAGGCAACATGATGCGGATTCGGGGGCCGCTTCTGATTGTAGTTCTCCTAGGATTGATCCTGCCCGTCACCGATGCCCAGGCCCTGGTTTGCTACTCAGGAGAGCGAAATACGTTCGTTCGACGAACGGGATCGAATCTCTTTGAGAGCCGCGGAGTCAAGGGCCGCGTCCC from Actinomycetota bacterium includes:
- a CDS encoding AraC family transcriptional regulator yields the protein MSDDHQQPLEPLDEALERVRLDGSIFMRAEYTERWALADQGGPMFAAMMHPGAERLVLFHVVASGICWVSLTPEGERIWAGAGEVIVVPYGDQFVMGGVEPVEPVSIVSVVPMPPWTEMPVVRYGEGGAQTDIVCGCLYSEDPLFDRDLRVFPPAFVVRPSPGPARNWFDASITYALEGTSSHSPIRSTKLPELLLVEVLRLHLANAPASHAGWLAGLRDPVLAPAMKAIHAAPERKWTVADLGAEAAVSRSLLDERFRDVLGLPPMRYVNEWRMRVAQDLLASTEATAGAIARRVGYESEEAFSRAFKRARGQSPSFWRAERLPAHAKGARDTDS